In a single window of the Delftia tsuruhatensis genome:
- a CDS encoding efflux RND transporter permease subunit, producing the protein MLRSLISFVVHRRLVALCATLIIAIYGVYSYLHTAIEAYPDVTNVQVGVIAQAPGLAPEEVERQITQPLERELNGTPGLVSLRSESYFGLAMINLVFNDQADSFHARAEVSQRLPQADLPDGVTPEMAPDYTPLGKIFYYRLKSDRHTLAQLRTEQEWRVVRVLKQVQGVADVVSIGGFVKEYHVEVDPEKLYALGLSLEDVSEALSKSNRNVGGGLMRRGEQSLIIRGIGLLRTPQEIQAVVVAMRGSAPVTIGDVARVVQSHTPRQGSVGMDEADDVVQGIVLLKRGENPSEVLDQIHAKVAALNDGGLPEGMHMETNYDRSDLVGHTLGTVQHNLLFGATLIVGVLWLFLRSLRGSLIVATVIPLSLLVAFIGLHLLGMPANLISMGAIDFGIMVDGAVVLAENIIRNARLRKPQTQADMRHIIIDSAVAVAKPTLFAMAIVIAALIPVFSLQSIEGRIFRPLAMTYSFALLGALVFAMGLVPALCALLLKPRHVMVEEPKIFDRAHHGYQHWIERVLGAGRRRFTVVVVSVAILVGAGVSAVWLGTEFLPELDEGDAYVLVQMPASISLEKGQEVLRDVRLRLKAFPEVITVTTEQGRPESGTDNETLNLAKVLVRLKGHGEWRKGLTKPQLIEQMRATLGEIPGVAFNFAQPIRDSVEESTSGARGQVVLKVFGPDIPQLRSILQQTVDLVKDIDGVVDLGLYRDAPAPQVHVEFDRQALARQGIAMETAQKTLEAALAGNISTTLWEGEYPVPVRVRLPYVDRMDEERIRNIAIPLPNGGSVPLHSVGQVSIKIGNSSIFREGNARYMALKFNVEGRDIGSVVKDTLATFKKNVKIPEGYQAVWGGEWENQQRAAARLKIVVPLSLLIVYALLFGALGQARSAGIILLCAPFAMVGGIAALHMAGIELSISAAIGFIALLGQVALAGLLVISAVEELRRQGMPMLQALVEGTAERMRSIVLVALLALLGLLPMALSTGVGSETQKPFASVIVGGMVVLPLVALVLLPVLYAILGPKNMLTQEELDEKE; encoded by the coding sequence ATGCTGCGTTCCCTGATTTCCTTCGTGGTGCACCGGCGGCTCGTTGCCCTGTGCGCCACCCTGATCATCGCCATCTATGGCGTGTATTCGTACCTGCACACCGCCATCGAGGCCTACCCCGATGTGACCAATGTGCAGGTGGGCGTGATCGCCCAGGCGCCGGGCCTGGCCCCCGAGGAGGTCGAGCGCCAGATCACCCAGCCGCTGGAGCGCGAGCTCAACGGCACGCCGGGCCTGGTCTCGCTGCGCTCGGAGAGCTATTTCGGGCTGGCCATGATCAACCTGGTCTTCAACGACCAGGCCGACAGCTTCCATGCGCGCGCCGAAGTCTCGCAGCGCCTGCCCCAGGCCGACCTGCCCGATGGCGTCACGCCCGAGATGGCGCCCGACTACACGCCGCTGGGCAAGATCTTCTACTACCGCCTCAAGAGCGACCGCCACACGCTGGCGCAGCTGCGCACCGAGCAGGAGTGGCGCGTGGTGCGCGTGCTCAAGCAGGTGCAGGGCGTGGCCGACGTGGTCAGCATCGGCGGCTTCGTCAAGGAGTACCACGTCGAGGTCGATCCCGAGAAGCTCTATGCCCTGGGCCTGTCGCTGGAGGACGTGAGCGAGGCGCTGTCCAAGTCCAACCGCAACGTGGGCGGCGGCCTGATGCGCCGCGGCGAGCAGTCGCTGATCATCCGCGGCATCGGCCTGCTGCGCACGCCCCAGGAGATCCAGGCCGTGGTGGTGGCCATGCGCGGCAGTGCGCCCGTGACCATCGGCGACGTGGCGCGCGTGGTGCAGTCGCACACGCCGCGCCAGGGCTCGGTGGGCATGGACGAGGCCGACGACGTGGTCCAGGGCATCGTGCTGCTCAAGCGCGGCGAAAACCCCTCGGAAGTGCTGGACCAGATCCATGCCAAGGTGGCCGCGCTCAACGACGGCGGCCTGCCCGAGGGCATGCACATGGAGACCAACTACGACCGCTCGGACCTGGTCGGCCACACGCTGGGCACGGTGCAGCACAACCTGCTGTTCGGCGCCACGCTGATCGTGGGCGTGCTGTGGCTGTTCCTGCGCAGCCTGCGCGGCTCGCTGATCGTGGCCACGGTGATTCCGCTGTCGCTGCTGGTGGCCTTCATCGGACTGCACCTGCTGGGCATGCCGGCCAACCTGATCTCCATGGGCGCCATCGACTTCGGCATCATGGTGGACGGCGCCGTGGTGCTGGCCGAGAACATCATCCGCAACGCCCGCCTGCGCAAGCCGCAGACCCAGGCGGACATGCGCCACATCATCATCGACTCGGCCGTGGCCGTGGCCAAGCCCACGCTGTTCGCCATGGCCATCGTGATCGCGGCCCTGATCCCGGTGTTCTCGCTGCAGAGCATCGAGGGCCGCATCTTCCGGCCGCTGGCCATGACCTACAGCTTCGCGCTGCTGGGTGCCCTGGTCTTCGCCATGGGCCTGGTGCCGGCGCTGTGCGCGCTGCTGCTCAAGCCCCGGCACGTGATGGTGGAGGAGCCCAAGATCTTCGACCGTGCCCACCATGGCTACCAGCACTGGATAGAGCGCGTGCTGGGCGCGGGGCGTCGCCGTTTCACGGTGGTCGTAGTCTCGGTGGCGATCCTGGTGGGTGCGGGCGTGTCGGCCGTGTGGCTGGGCACGGAATTCCTGCCCGAGCTCGACGAGGGCGATGCCTATGTGCTGGTGCAGATGCCGGCCTCGATCTCGCTGGAAAAGGGCCAGGAAGTGCTGCGCGACGTGCGCCTGCGCCTGAAGGCCTTCCCCGAGGTCATCACCGTGACCACCGAGCAGGGCCGCCCCGAGTCGGGCACCGACAACGAGACACTGAACCTGGCCAAGGTGCTGGTGCGCCTGAAGGGCCATGGCGAGTGGCGCAAGGGCCTGACCAAGCCCCAGCTCATCGAGCAGATGCGCGCCACGCTCGGCGAGATTCCCGGCGTGGCCTTCAACTTCGCCCAGCCTATCCGCGACAGCGTCGAGGAGTCGACCTCGGGCGCGCGCGGGCAGGTGGTGCTCAAGGTCTTCGGTCCCGACATTCCGCAGCTGCGCTCCATCCTGCAGCAGACCGTGGACCTCGTGAAGGACATCGACGGCGTGGTGGACCTGGGCCTGTACCGCGACGCGCCCGCGCCGCAGGTGCACGTGGAGTTCGACCGCCAGGCCCTGGCGCGCCAGGGCATCGCCATGGAGACCGCGCAGAAGACGCTGGAGGCCGCGCTGGCCGGCAACATCTCGACCACGCTGTGGGAGGGCGAGTACCCGGTGCCCGTGCGTGTGCGCCTGCCCTACGTGGACCGCATGGACGAGGAGCGCATCCGCAACATCGCCATCCCCTTGCCCAATGGTGGATCCGTGCCCCTGCACTCGGTGGGCCAGGTCTCCATCAAGATCGGCAACTCCTCCATCTTCCGCGAAGGCAATGCGCGCTACATGGCGCTGAAGTTCAACGTGGAAGGCCGTGACATCGGCTCCGTGGTGAAGGACACGCTGGCCACGTTCAAGAAGAACGTGAAGATCCCCGAGGGCTACCAGGCGGTCTGGGGCGGCGAGTGGGAGAACCAGCAGCGCGCGGCCGCGCGCCTGAAGATCGTCGTGCCCCTGTCGCTGCTCATCGTCTATGCGCTGCTGTTCGGCGCGCTGGGGCAGGCGCGCAGCGCCGGCATCATCCTGCTGTGCGCTCCGTTCGCCATGGTCGGCGGCATCGCGGCCTTGCACATGGCGGGCATCGAGCTGTCCATCAGCGCGGCCATCGGCTTCATCGCGCTGCTGGGCCAGGTGGCGCTGGCCGGCCTGCTCGTGATCTCGGCCGTCGAGGAACTGCGCCGCCAGGGCATGCCCATGCTGCAGGCCCTGGTCGAAGGCACGGCCGAGCGCATGCGCTCCATCGTGCTCGTGGCCCTGCTGGCGCTGCTGGGCCTGCTGCCCATGGCACTGTCCACGGGCGTGGGCAGCGAGACGCAAAAGCCCTTTGCCTCGGTGATCGTGGGCGGCATGGTGGTGCTGCCGCTGGTGGCCCTGGTGCTGCTGCCCGTGCTCTACGCCATCCTGGGCCCCAAGAACATGTTGACGCAGGAAGAACTCGATGAAAAGGAATGA
- a CDS encoding sensor histidine kinase, which yields MSLSKPWSSTAFRLALTYGVLLVLTMSIVLSVFYVQTVGVLRMRMDRQAENHLRRLVEHRDKYGEPALEAEIQQTLLDGVNTDTEILILMDEQGTPIIGNADPVPARRLSEMGVRDLKVRRNGRIVTGRVAVAALSDGRLLAVGSDMQVQRDVEDLFGRASLLAGLVALGMAVLGAGAFRRVVEERAADIRSTMARVATGDLRQRIPVTGRDDEFTLLNRDINTMLDRLELLMDGIRHVSNTIAHNLRTPLTRILLRLRNARQATPEEKNEILALVAQEVAELGVVFDKLLQIAEVESGASRKNFAPVDLHALLVDVVEFYEPLVEDAGGVLRLDVQGTPMALGDGDLLASAVANLVDNAIKYGSAPDSAHGADMLLRAGVAHELGVDGGAWGVEIIVQDQGPGVDAATREKMGTRFYRAESDREGYGLGLASVQAIVQLHGGRLSFENVNPGLQARIWLPSLPVA from the coding sequence ATGTCGCTGTCCAAGCCCTGGAGCTCCACGGCCTTCCGGCTGGCGCTGACCTACGGGGTGCTGCTGGTGCTGACCATGTCCATCGTGCTGTCGGTGTTCTATGTGCAGACCGTGGGCGTGCTGCGCATGCGCATGGACCGCCAGGCCGAGAACCACCTGCGCCGCCTGGTCGAGCACCGCGACAAGTATGGCGAGCCCGCGCTGGAGGCCGAGATCCAGCAGACGCTGCTGGACGGCGTCAACACCGATACCGAAATCCTGATACTCATGGATGAGCAGGGTACGCCCATCATCGGCAACGCCGACCCCGTGCCCGCGCGTCGGCTCTCTGAAATGGGTGTACGCGACCTCAAGGTGCGGCGCAATGGTCGCATCGTCACGGGCCGCGTGGCCGTGGCCGCCCTGTCCGACGGCCGGCTGCTGGCCGTGGGCAGCGACATGCAGGTGCAGCGTGACGTGGAGGACCTGTTTGGCCGCGCCAGCCTGCTGGCGGGCCTGGTGGCCCTGGGCATGGCCGTGCTGGGCGCGGGGGCCTTTCGCCGCGTGGTGGAGGAACGCGCCGCCGACATCCGCAGCACCATGGCGCGCGTGGCCACGGGCGACCTGCGCCAGCGCATCCCGGTCACGGGCCGCGACGACGAATTCACCCTGCTCAACCGCGACATCAACACCATGCTGGACCGGCTGGAACTGTTGATGGACGGCATACGCCACGTCTCCAACACCATCGCCCACAATCTGCGCACACCGCTGACGCGCATCCTGCTGCGCCTGCGCAATGCCCGGCAGGCCACGCCCGAGGAAAAGAACGAGATCCTGGCCCTGGTGGCCCAGGAAGTGGCCGAACTGGGCGTGGTCTTCGACAAGCTGCTGCAGATCGCCGAAGTGGAAAGCGGCGCCAGCCGCAAGAACTTCGCGCCCGTGGACCTGCATGCGCTGCTGGTCGATGTGGTGGAGTTCTATGAACCGCTGGTCGAGGACGCCGGCGGCGTGCTGCGCCTCGATGTCCAGGGAACACCCATGGCGCTGGGCGATGGCGACCTGCTGGCCAGTGCCGTGGCCAACCTCGTGGACAACGCCATCAAGTACGGCTCGGCACCCGACAGCGCGCATGGTGCCGACATGCTGTTGCGCGCGGGCGTGGCGCATGAGCTGGGCGTCGATGGCGGCGCCTGGGGCGTGGAAATCATCGTCCAGGACCAGGGGCCGGGCGTGGACGCTGCCACGCGCGAGAAGATGGGCACGCGCTTTTACCGTGCCGAATCGGACCGCGAAGGCTATGGCCTGGGCCTGGCCAGCGTGCAGGCCATCGTGCAGCTGCATGGC
- a CDS encoding TolC family protein, with protein sequence MTAVTAAPAPASEVAPAAAPQQPVGMQEYLQMVVRNQPQLAAQRLQIGVAQADSRTAAAFPNPTASYGSKPGEKQWGIEQPLPIFGQRRLRMENARKGETAARANVEVAVATTLSDAATAFIDLLMAQQRLKVWEEAQESLNGAGGIVRGQIEAGARSRYDGARLNLQQAQMAMQVSQARSDLQDAASHAAALAALPDWAPRATGSLQAVPVGQLMNEPQLWEAARLRLPALVAAQAELDQARHKIELERREALPTPSVSVARVRNRLDGNYNQIGVSVELPLFDRREGPIARAQVEAEQAELRYDAALIEARTELQRAVRQLKLRRDAVRAYEKQGLAQIEPLKQMAQDAYKLGQGSILELIDSLGSINEHRLEHLDLVKEMLRAEWQVRVASGDLPMWAAP encoded by the coding sequence ATGACGGCGGTGACGGCCGCGCCCGCGCCGGCTTCCGAGGTGGCGCCTGCGGCGGCGCCGCAGCAGCCGGTGGGCATGCAGGAGTATCTGCAGATGGTGGTGCGCAACCAGCCGCAGCTGGCGGCGCAGCGGCTGCAGATCGGCGTTGCGCAGGCGGACAGCCGCACGGCGGCGGCGTTCCCCAATCCCACGGCGTCGTACGGCAGCAAGCCGGGCGAGAAGCAGTGGGGCATCGAGCAACCCCTGCCCATCTTCGGCCAGCGGCGCCTGCGCATGGAAAACGCGCGCAAGGGCGAGACGGCGGCGCGTGCCAATGTCGAGGTGGCCGTGGCCACGACCCTCAGCGATGCGGCCACCGCCTTCATCGACCTGCTGATGGCGCAGCAGCGCCTGAAGGTCTGGGAAGAGGCCCAGGAGTCGCTCAACGGAGCCGGAGGCATCGTGCGCGGGCAGATCGAGGCGGGCGCGCGCAGCCGCTATGACGGTGCGCGCCTGAACCTGCAGCAGGCCCAGATGGCCATGCAGGTCAGCCAGGCCCGATCGGACTTGCAGGATGCCGCATCGCACGCCGCCGCTCTGGCCGCGCTGCCTGACTGGGCGCCGCGCGCCACGGGCAGCCTGCAGGCGGTGCCCGTGGGGCAGTTGATGAACGAGCCGCAACTGTGGGAGGCGGCACGCCTGCGACTGCCGGCCCTGGTCGCAGCCCAGGCCGAACTGGACCAGGCGCGCCACAAGATCGAGCTGGAGCGCCGTGAGGCCCTGCCCACGCCCAGCGTGAGCGTGGCGCGCGTGCGCAACCGGCTGGACGGCAACTACAACCAGATCGGCGTGTCGGTGGAGCTGCCGCTGTTCGACCGCCGCGAAGGACCGATTGCACGCGCCCAGGTGGAGGCGGAACAGGCCGAACTGCGCTATGACGCCGCCCTGATCGAGGCGCGCACCGAGCTGCAGCGCGCCGTCAGGCAATTGAAGTTGCGCCGCGATGCCGTGCGCGCCTATGAAAAGCAGGGCCTGGCCCAGATCGAGCCGTTGAAACAGATGGCCCAGGATGCCTACAAGCTCGGCCAGGGCTCCATCCTGGAGCTGATCGACTCGCTGGGCTCGATCAACGAGCACCGCCTGGAGCACCTGGACCTGGTCAAGGAAATGCTGCGGGCCGAGTGGCAGGTGCGCGTGGCCAGTGGCGATCTGCCGATGTGGGCGGCCCCCTGA
- a CDS encoding efflux RND transporter periplasmic adaptor subunit → MIKTFTGLQMAARFPVASLCAAVAAACVLAGCDASKASDQAKPVAQAARAEGVVQVKPESLKMLNIAVVADPQGTQMAWAPARVAFAEDRVATVTVPVAARVQSVRAHVGDLVKAGDELAILVSPDALRVRYEVEAARSAHDVASVEVRRQQTMVDKGVGVEVDLRAAQAKLRESAQELSRAQGTAALLGQGGGDRIVLRAPRAGVVAERKAVVGASVEAGGELFLVGDPGAMNVVAEVFESDLPGIRLGSNVQVDIPQLPKPLSGKVRHLGATLDKESRRAAVIVQLDAQDPVLRSGMQARVGLQVSNEHEMLIPVTAVLIKDESRSIVFVQTGELQFEARTVSLGRPARGMVPVVSGLKPGEKIVVRGGLLLDGAASQLL, encoded by the coding sequence ATGATCAAGACATTCACGGGCCTGCAGATGGCGGCCCGATTCCCGGTGGCGTCCCTGTGCGCTGCCGTTGCGGCGGCCTGCGTTCTGGCAGGCTGCGATGCGTCCAAGGCCTCGGACCAGGCCAAACCTGTTGCGCAGGCCGCACGTGCCGAAGGCGTGGTCCAGGTCAAGCCCGAGTCGCTGAAGATGCTCAATATCGCCGTGGTGGCCGATCCCCAGGGCACGCAGATGGCCTGGGCACCTGCGCGCGTGGCCTTCGCGGAGGACCGCGTGGCCACGGTGACGGTGCCCGTCGCGGCCCGCGTGCAATCCGTGCGCGCCCATGTGGGCGATCTGGTCAAGGCCGGCGATGAGCTGGCCATCCTGGTCAGCCCCGATGCGCTGCGCGTGCGCTATGAGGTCGAGGCGGCGCGAAGCGCCCATGACGTGGCCTCGGTGGAGGTGCGCCGCCAGCAGACCATGGTGGACAAGGGCGTGGGCGTGGAGGTGGATCTGCGTGCCGCCCAGGCCAAGCTGCGCGAGAGCGCGCAGGAACTGTCGCGTGCCCAGGGCACGGCGGCGCTGCTGGGGCAGGGCGGCGGTGACCGCATCGTGTTGCGTGCGCCGCGCGCCGGCGTGGTGGCCGAGCGCAAGGCCGTGGTCGGGGCCTCGGTGGAGGCCGGCGGCGAGCTGTTCCTCGTCGGGGATCCGGGTGCCATGAATGTCGTGGCCGAGGTGTTCGAAAGCGATCTGCCCGGCATCCGACTGGGCAGCAATGTGCAGGTCGACATTCCCCAGCTTCCCAAGCCGTTGAGCGGCAAGGTCCGCCACCTGGGCGCTACGCTGGACAAGGAGTCGCGCCGCGCGGCCGTGATCGTGCAGCTCGATGCCCAGGACCCCGTGCTGCGCTCGGGCATGCAGGCGCGCGTGGGCCTGCAGGTCTCCAACGAGCATGAGATGCTGATTCCCGTGACGGCCGTGCTCATCAAGGACGAGAGCCGCAGCATCGTCTTCGTGCAGACCGGCGAGCTGCAGTTCGAGGCACGCACCGTCAGCCTGGGCCGACCCGCCCGAGGCATGGTGCCCGTGGTCTCGGGCCTCAAGCCCGGCGAGAAGATCGTCGTGCGCGGCGGCCTGCTGCTGGACGGCGCGGCCAGCCAGCTTCTCTGA
- a CDS encoding response regulator transcription factor, translating into MYRYLIIEDDALNARYIAEGLRQQGAQVVVCSDGVQGIALAVGESWDVIILDRMLANGFDGLQILQALRSMGKQTPVLVLSALSATDERVRGLKAGCDDYLTKPFAFSELSARLEALVRRAQIPAPAREMRLADLRLNLLTRSAERAGQPLALQPREFRLLAFLMQHAHQIVTRTMLLESVWDYRFDPQTNVIDVHISRLRGKVDKGFEPALIHTVRGVGYSLSDRPQDLPQVP; encoded by the coding sequence ATGTACCGCTACCTCATCATCGAAGACGACGCGCTCAACGCGCGCTACATCGCCGAAGGCCTGCGCCAGCAGGGCGCCCAGGTGGTGGTATGCAGCGACGGCGTGCAGGGCATCGCCCTGGCCGTGGGTGAGAGCTGGGATGTCATCATCCTGGACCGCATGCTGGCCAACGGCTTCGACGGCCTGCAGATCCTGCAGGCCCTGCGCTCCATGGGCAAGCAGACGCCGGTGCTGGTGCTCAGCGCCCTGTCGGCCACCGACGAGCGCGTGCGCGGCCTGAAGGCCGGCTGCGACGACTACCTGACAAAGCCCTTCGCGTTTTCCGAGTTGTCGGCACGCCTGGAGGCCCTGGTGCGCCGAGCCCAGATCCCCGCGCCCGCGCGCGAGATGCGCCTGGCCGACCTGCGCCTGAACCTGCTCACGCGCAGCGCCGAGCGCGCGGGCCAGCCGCTGGCGCTGCAGCCGCGCGAGTTCCGCCTGCTGGCCTTTCTGATGCAGCACGCGCACCAGATCGTCACGCGCACCATGCTGCTCGAATCCGTCTGGGACTACCGGTTCGACCCGCAGACCAATGTCATTGACGTGCATATCAGCCGCCTGCGCGGCAAGGTGGACAAGGGTTTCGAGCCCGCGCTGATCCACACCGTGCGCGGCGTGGGCTACAGCCTCTCGGACCGGCCCCAGGACCTGCCCCAGGTGCCCTGA
- a CDS encoding acyloxyacyl hydrolase — protein sequence MGPSTRLRALALLAWTCAVLPLAQAQSASPEQSPAMYLQYGAAEHSADSWTVGVTLPWRDWRRFLWGGQLTGYWDVWGARWSAPLQGDDRSTWVIGLNPTLRWRGGNGHSPWFAETGVGVSWALNRRYATDHKTFPTRYNFATHIGMGYLFGSQRQHELMLRLEHHSNAGIKKPNPGENFLQLRYARHF from the coding sequence ATGGGCCCATCCACCCGGCTGCGCGCCCTGGCCTTGCTGGCCTGGACCTGTGCCGTTCTGCCCCTGGCACAGGCCCAATCCGCCAGCCCGGAGCAATCGCCCGCCATGTACCTCCAGTACGGCGCCGCCGAGCACAGCGCCGACAGCTGGACCGTGGGCGTCACCCTGCCCTGGCGCGACTGGCGCCGTTTCCTGTGGGGCGGCCAACTGACCGGCTACTGGGACGTCTGGGGTGCACGCTGGTCCGCGCCACTGCAGGGCGACGACCGCAGCACCTGGGTGATCGGCCTGAACCCCACCCTGCGATGGCGCGGCGGCAACGGCCATTCGCCATGGTTTGCGGAAACCGGCGTGGGCGTGAGCTGGGCGCTGAACCGGCGCTATGCCACGGACCACAAGACGTTCCCCACCCGCTACAACTTCGCCACCCACATCGGCATGGGATACCTGTTCGGCAGCCAGCGCCAGCATGAACTCATGCTGCGGCTGGAACACCACTCCAATGCCGGTATCAAGAAGCCCAACCCCGGCGAGAACTTCCTGCAACTGCGCTACGCCCGTCACTTCTGA
- a CDS encoding Spy/CpxP family protein refolding chaperone, whose product MTTTFRRTLASAAAATALLASFAQPSFAQTAAPAAPAAASAPQPGHAGHKRGDFRERMQQRIAKLKADLKLTPAQEGAWNTYAASFKPGERPQRMEREDFAKLTTPQRIDKMREMRAQRAAEADRRGEATKAFYAQLDANQQKTFDAATLHKGMHGHHGMDHGPRHDHKPGQARPAPAPAQ is encoded by the coding sequence ATGACCACCACTTTCCGCCGCACCCTCGCCAGCGCAGCAGCCGCAACCGCCCTGCTGGCATCGTTCGCCCAGCCTTCGTTCGCGCAGACCGCCGCGCCGGCAGCCCCCGCCGCGGCCTCGGCACCCCAACCCGGCCATGCCGGGCACAAGCGCGGAGATTTCCGTGAACGCATGCAGCAGCGCATCGCCAAGCTCAAGGCCGACCTCAAGCTCACGCCCGCCCAGGAAGGCGCGTGGAACACCTATGCGGCCAGCTTCAAGCCCGGCGAGCGTCCCCAGCGCATGGAGCGCGAGGACTTCGCCAAGCTGACCACGCCCCAGCGCATCGACAAGATGCGCGAGATGCGTGCCCAGCGCGCGGCCGAAGCCGACCGCCGCGGCGAGGCCACCAAGGCCTTCTATGCCCAGCTGGATGCCAACCAGCAAAAGACCTTCGATGCGGCCACGCTGCACAAAGGCATGCACGGTCACCATGGCATGGACCACGGCCCGCGCCATGACCACAAGCCTGGCCAGGCACGCCCTGCCCCAGCGCCCGCCCAGTAA
- the dinG gene encoding ATP-dependent DNA helicase DinG produces the protein MHEKKWADQALKSFDDVVGAIPGFRNRGGQRKMAAQVAQTFSQAQLGKIDEGAPDPVRAIAVVQAGTGVGKSLAYSVPAIAMALARGTRVLISTATVALQEQLVNKDLPALAQQLEQPFKFALAKGRGRFVCKLKLERLASTGEAQDEDMDDLFAEEKAQAQNRTARPAQELEARMQFYKSMANALATQAWDGDRDSLETPPEAEAWSPVAAESSSCTGKHCPAFSHCVYYERRKDLVAAQVIVANHDLLLSSLGARLLPELDNCLLVLDEAHHLPATALGQFAGEVDLSRLGWIDKLTSRALRVNTLVEVEELADLPAHASQLRQQMQELARLVMEQYGDSLKGQKDSWGPARVRAPRGILPEALLEPLGRMAHHANAYLDALRAISKALRAAIKENPEEARRLSTAYAQVGALAPRLESVYDTAQLLMQQPAEDDDSSRVPNAKWFTLETDGEYIVVKAHASPILPGATLRHHLWSQVRGAVLTSATLTSCGQFDFFLREAGLHDDAAVTTLEVPSPFDYARQGTLVARETQADPKEAARFTQEMVEALLGDLSRVQAGALVLFTSREQMRQAVDALSTAMRSQVLVQTALPRALLLARHRDAVEMGEPSIIFGMQSFGEGLDLPGALCESLFITKLPFAPPDDPVGEARAEWLRSSGRNPFNELVVPATAIRLAQWVGRAIRTEEDQAHVYCYDRRLVNTSYGQQLLKGLPPFALQRRPAR, from the coding sequence ATGCATGAAAAAAAATGGGCTGATCAGGCCCTGAAATCCTTCGATGATGTGGTCGGAGCCATCCCGGGGTTCCGAAATCGTGGGGGCCAGCGAAAAATGGCGGCCCAGGTGGCACAGACCTTCAGCCAGGCCCAGCTCGGAAAAATCGATGAAGGCGCACCGGATCCGGTCCGGGCCATCGCCGTGGTCCAGGCCGGCACCGGCGTGGGCAAATCGCTGGCCTACAGCGTCCCAGCCATTGCGATGGCGCTGGCGCGCGGCACGCGGGTGCTGATCTCCACGGCCACGGTGGCCTTGCAGGAGCAGCTGGTGAACAAGGACCTTCCCGCCCTGGCCCAGCAGCTGGAGCAGCCGTTCAAGTTCGCGCTGGCCAAGGGCCGGGGACGCTTTGTCTGCAAGCTCAAGCTGGAGCGCCTGGCCAGCACCGGCGAAGCCCAGGACGAGGACATGGATGACCTGTTCGCCGAGGAGAAGGCCCAGGCCCAAAACCGCACGGCACGGCCTGCCCAGGAGCTGGAAGCGCGCATGCAGTTCTACAAAAGCATGGCCAATGCGTTGGCCACGCAGGCCTGGGACGGTGACCGCGATTCGCTGGAAACCCCGCCGGAGGCCGAGGCCTGGAGCCCGGTGGCGGCCGAATCCTCGTCCTGCACCGGCAAGCACTGTCCCGCCTTCAGCCACTGCGTCTACTACGAGCGCCGCAAGGATCTGGTCGCCGCCCAGGTCATCGTGGCCAACCACGACCTGCTGCTGTCATCCCTGGGAGCCCGGCTGCTGCCCGAACTCGACAACTGCCTGCTGGTGCTCGACGAGGCCCACCACCTGCCGGCCACGGCGCTGGGCCAGTTCGCCGGAGAAGTGGACCTGAGCCGGCTGGGCTGGATCGACAAGCTGACCAGTCGCGCGCTGCGGGTGAACACCCTGGTGGAAGTGGAGGAACTGGCCGATCTGCCCGCCCACGCCAGCCAGCTGCGCCAGCAGATGCAGGAGCTGGCGCGCCTGGTGATGGAGCAATACGGCGACAGCCTCAAGGGACAGAAGGACAGCTGGGGGCCGGCGCGCGTGCGTGCACCGCGCGGCATACTGCCCGAGGCGCTGCTGGAGCCGCTGGGCCGCATGGCCCACCATGCCAACGCCTATCTCGATGCCCTGCGCGCCATCTCCAAGGCACTGCGCGCCGCGATCAAGGAAAATCCAGAGGAAGCTCGCAGGCTGTCCACAGCCTACGCACAGGTTGGCGCACTGGCTCCCAGGCTGGAGAGCGTCTATGACACGGCACAGCTGCTGATGCAGCAGCCCGCAGAAGATGACGACAGTAGCCGCGTCCCCAATGCGAAATGGTTCACGTTGGAGACGGATGGCGAATACATCGTGGTCAAGGCGCATGCCAGCCCCATCCTGCCGGGGGCCACGCTGCGCCACCATCTGTGGTCCCAGGTGCGTGGGGCCGTCCTGACATCGGCCACTCTGACCAGCTGTGGACAATTCGACTTCTTCCTGCGCGAGGCCGGCCTGCACGACGATGCGGCCGTGACCACGCTGGAAGTGCCCAGCCCTTTCGACTACGCCCGCCAGGGCACCCTGGTGGCGCGTGAAACCCAGGCCGACCCCAAGGAGGCGGCGCGCTTCACGCAGGAGATGGTGGAGGCGCTGCTGGGCGACCTGTCCCGCGTGCAGGCCGGGGCCCTGGTGCTGTTCACCTCGCGCGAGCAGATGCGCCAGGCCGTCGATGCGCTGTCCACGGCCATGCGATCCCAGGTGCTGGTGCAGACCGCCCTGCCCCGTGCCCTGCTGCTGGCACGCCACCGCGACGCCGTGGAGATGGGCGAACCCTCGATCATCTTCGGCATGCAGTCCTTCGGTGAGGGCCTGGACCTGCCCGGAGCGCTGTGCGAATCGCTGTTCATCACCAAGCTGCCTTTCGCCCCGCCCGACGACCCCGTGGGCGAGGCACGCGCCGAATGGCTGCGCAGCAGTGGCCGCAACCCGTTCAACGAGCTGGTCGTGCCCGCCACGGCGATACGGCTGGCCCAATGGGTGGGGCGTGCCATACGCACGGAGGAGGACCAGGCCCATGTGTACTGCTATGACCGCCGCCTGGTGAACACCAGCTATGGCCAGCAACTGCTCAAGGGCCTGCCCCCCTTTGCCCTGCAGCGGCGTCCGGCACGCTGA